The Macrobrachium rosenbergii isolate ZJJX-2024 chromosome 18, ASM4041242v1, whole genome shotgun sequence genome has a window encoding:
- the LOC136848182 gene encoding uncharacterized protein: protein MTFTASGPYLALALVLVVQGVTEGIRVTKVQVPESLVVGDSAWLDCGFEEEDDHVYTLKWYLGLHEFYRWTPAEIQEDKIFPLPSAFEIDLENSRRGRVRVLNVTLAATGNFRCEISGEAPFFRTSFGTATMTVVDPPDSKPAITGIKTKYRLRDFVDVNCTSVNAKPAPEITFYIDNELAEPAWVMTYPAVNDTNGLMNVTKGLKFELHPNIKTNGKMQLKCTSASHLYWQSTDKIINIDLPYYYPVTSDVLQEDYPPSENGTPPTGSKALWTFTSICFVCLSAYIR from the exons GAGTGACGGAGGGCATCAGAGTCACGAAGGTGCAAGTCCCCGAGTCGCTGGTCGTCGGAGACAGCGCCTGGCTCGACTGTGGCTTCGAGGAGGAGGACGACCACGTCTACACCCTCAAGTGGTACCTGGGCCTTCACGAGTTCTACCGGTGGACGCCGGCGGAGATCCAGGAGGACAAGATCTTCCCGCTGCCCTCCGCCTTCGAGATCGACCTCGAGAATTCCCGGCGGGGCCGCGTCCGGGTCCTCAACGTCACCCTCGCCGCCACGGGCAACTTCCGCTGCGAGATCTCCGGCGAGGCGCCCTTCTTCAGGACGTCCTTCGGCACGGCCACCATGACGGTCGTTG atccGCCTGATTCCAAACCGGCTATCAcgggaataaagacaaaatacagaCTGCGAGATTTCGTAGATGTCAACTGCACCTCCGTAAATGCCAAACCTGCACCAGAAATCACGTTTTATATCGACAATGAACTG GCCGAGCCAGCCTGGGTCATGACCTACCCGGCGGTGAACGACACGAACGGCCTGATGAACGTGACCAAAGGCCTGAAATTCGAGCTGCACCCGAACATCAAAACGAACGGCAAGATGCAGCTGAAATGCACCTCGGCCTCTCACCTCTACTGGCAGAGCACCGATAAAATAATCAATATCGATCTCCCCTACTATTATCCGGTCACGAGCGATGTCCTGCAGGAAG ATTACCCACCATCCGAAAACGGAACGCCTCCCACCGGGTCCAAAGCCTTATGGACCTTCACTTCGATTTGCTTCGTGTGCCTGTCAGCCTATATTAGGTAG